GTATTCGTGCGACTCTGCTGGCCGCGCTTGCCGGCATCCTGATCACCGCCGGCGGCTGCGCCGATTCCGCCACCGCCCCGACGGCCGTGGCGGATCCCTCGCTCAACCGCGTCGTGGGCGATTCGGTTTCCGCCGTGAACCGTGCGTCGGCCGGCGGCGAAGGCCAGCACACGGGCGACGGGGGCGAGATCACCATCCAGTCGGGGTACATCAGCGGCGGCCACTGAGCCGCTGCGCGCCAGCGTGCGTTCTGGGGGGCGGCTGGTGCCGTCCCCCGCTTCGTTTCTGCCCGCAACACAACCGGTGACAGTCAATCTCCACGCCCTCCTCGATCGCGCGACGGCGCAGGAACGCGCCGGCTCGTGGACCGATGCGTTCCACACGCTCGAATCGGCGTACCAGGCCAGCCTGGATGCGGGCGATGCCCCGGCTCTGCTGGAGTCGGTGGTGCGGCTGGGGCACTGCCACCGCCTTTCGGGCCAGCGCGAGCTGGCGCACGACGTACTGGAGCTTGCCCTGACGCTGGGCGAGATGCACGGGCATGCCGCCATCGCGGGGCGGGCACTCAACGGCCTGGGCGTGCTGGCCCAGGATGCGGGCGAACTGGTGCGGGCCGCCGAGCTGTACCAGCGAGCCAATGTGCTGGGGCGCGAGAGCAACACCCCGGTGCTGGTAGGCGACACCGAGCAGAACCTGGGGATCCTCGCCAACATCCGGGGCGATCTGGACGAGGCGCTACAGCGATACCAGACCGCGCTCTCGTACCTGGAGCAGGCGAACACCGTCCGGGGGCGGCTGTCGTCGCTGAACAACCTCGGGATGCTGCACGTAGACATGGGGCGCCTGGACCAGGCGGACGAGTACTTCACCCGTGCGCTGCAGATCTGCGAGGAGGTGGGCGACATCGTTCACGCCGGCGTCATCCACATCAACCGCGCCGAGCTGTTCCTGGCCCGCGGCGAGCTGGACCGGGCCCGCGAAGCCTGCGACGAGGGTTTCGAGATCTTCAGCCGGCTCAACGACGAGCAGCGCCAGGCCGAAGCGCTGAAGTTCTACGGCGTCATCTACCGCGAGAGCGGAAAGCTTCACCTGGCCACCATCCACCTGCAGCGCGCCGTCGGAATCACGCGCGACACCAGCCCCCTGCTCGAGGCCGAGGCCCAGCGCGAGATGGCCCGCGTGCTTCGGCAGCAGGGCCGCAACCGGCAGGCGCTGGAGGCGCTCAACCGCTCGCACGCGCTGTTCACCAGCCTGCAGGCGCGGCCGGACCTGGCCGACATCGACAGCCGCGTCTCGGAGCTGGAAGAGGAGTTCCTGTCGCTGGTGCGCTTCTGGGGCGAGTCCATCGAGGCCAAGGACCACTACACGCTGGGCCACTGCGCGCGCGTGGCCGACTACGCCTGCCGCATCGCCGAGCGGGCGGGGATGACGGACCGCGAGCTGACCTGGTTCCGGATGGGGGCCTTCCTTCACGACGTGGGGAAGACCGAGGTGCCCGAGGAGATTTTGAACAAGCCGGGAAGGCTGACCGACGAGGAACGGGCGACGATGGAGCGCCACACCGTCATCGGCGACGAGATGCTGGCGCCGGTGGAGTTTCCCTGGGACATCCGCCCGATGGTGCGAAGCCACCACGAGCGCTGGGACGGCAGGGGCTATCCCGACCAGCTGGCGGCGGAGGCCATCCCCCGGTCCGCCCGCATCCTGCGCCTGGCCGACGTCTTCGACGCCCTGACCACCGCCCGCAGCTACCGCGCGCCGCTGACCCCGGAGCAGGCCCTGGGCATCATGCGCGACGACCAGGGCTCGTTCGATCCCGAGCTGTTCCAGATCTTCCTGGACCTGTACGACGAGTTCGCCCCCACGGCCGCCGAAGCCGCCTCTTCCGTCTCGGTTTGACGCTCAGATTGCGCCAGCGCGCGTACCGCTACGCCGCCGCGGGCTCCGGAACGTCGTCCACGGCCAGGCCCCGGGTGCGCAGCAGGCGCTCCACCGCCTCGCCGATCTTGTTGTTGGGAGTGGATGCACCAGCGGTGAGCCCCACGGTCAGCGGTCCGGGAGGCAGCCAGTCCTCTGCGACCACTTCGGGCGCGTCCAGCGGGGTGCCGGCCGGCTTGAAGCGGATGGTGCCCGCCTCGGGGTCGATGCACGAAGCGTCGGCCACGTGGAAGGTGACGGTGTGCTGGGCGCAGAGCACCGCCAGGTGGTGGGTGTTCGACGAGTTGTAGCCGCCGATGACCACCATCACGTCGGGCGGGCCGTCGGGGCCGTCCACCAGCTGGTGCACGGCGTCCTGCCGCTCCTGCGTGGCCGAGCAGATGGTGTCGAACGAGCGGAAGTGCTGCGACAGGTCGAACCCCGGCTCGCCGCCGTACCGCCGGGCGAGCGACCGGCCCACCTCGGCGGCGATGTCCAGCGACTCGCCCGAAAGCATGGTCGTCTGGTTGGCCACACCGATGCGCCGCAGGTGAAGGTCGGGATCGAACCCCGCCGACGCCTTGGGGGTGAAGTGCTCCAGGAACTCGGCGCGGGTCATGGCGCCCGGCGCCTGCTCGATGTAGTCCGTCACCCGCCGCGCCTCGGGCATGTCGCGCACGATCAGGAAGCGCCCCTCGGGGTACTTGAGCGCCTGGCTGGCCGTGGCGCGCGTTTCCTCGTGCAGGTACTTGCCGTGGATGAGCGCCGTAAAGCCGTCCCGCGCGTACTGCTCCACCCGCTTCCACACGTTCAGCACGCTGCCGCAGGTGGTGTCGACCAGGATGCAGCCCACGGCCTGCAACCGCCGGAAGTCGGCGACCGTGGCGCCGAAGGCGGGAAGGATGACCACGTCGTCGGGGACCAGCCCGGCGAAGTCGAAGGCGCCCTGCTCGTCGGGATGCAGGAACACCACACCCATCTCCGTCAGGCGGCGATTGACGTGGGGGTTGTGGATGATCTCGCCCAGCAGGAAGATGCGGCGCCCGGGAAACTGGGCGCGCGTCTCGTAGGCGTATTCCACGGCCCGGTCCACGCCGTAGCAGAAGCCGAACTCCTCCGCCAGCCGCACCGTCACCTGCCGGCTTCCCTCGCCCCAGGTTTCGCGGTACCCGCGGGCGCGGATGCGCTCCACGAGGGTGCTGTGGTACTCGGACCGGATGAGGGGGGCGACCTCTTTCTTGAGGCCGAACCCGCGGCGGAAGTAGGTTTGCTCCATCGGTCGGTGCACGGTTCCGGGCGGCCGGAAGCGTCTGCTCCGGCAAGCTGAACGCTAACGGAACGGGGGCGCGGATGCAACCGTCCAAAGCCCTTGGCGCGCCGGTACTTGACGGGCCCGGGAATGCTTCTTGCCCGCCCGCGGGCGCCGGCCGCGCCTGGGCCGGACCCGATCGACCGCACGTTTACTCCGTACTCCAAGTACTTCGGTGGCCAAGCCCGGAAAAGG
This is a stretch of genomic DNA from Longimicrobium sp.. It encodes these proteins:
- a CDS encoding HD domain-containing phosphohydrolase; this translates as MTVNLHALLDRATAQERAGSWTDAFHTLESAYQASLDAGDAPALLESVVRLGHCHRLSGQRELAHDVLELALTLGEMHGHAAIAGRALNGLGVLAQDAGELVRAAELYQRANVLGRESNTPVLVGDTEQNLGILANIRGDLDEALQRYQTALSYLEQANTVRGRLSSLNNLGMLHVDMGRLDQADEYFTRALQICEEVGDIVHAGVIHINRAELFLARGELDRAREACDEGFEIFSRLNDEQRQAEALKFYGVIYRESGKLHLATIHLQRAVGITRDTSPLLEAEAQREMARVLRQQGRNRQALEALNRSHALFTSLQARPDLADIDSRVSELEEEFLSLVRFWGESIEAKDHYTLGHCARVADYACRIAERAGMTDRELTWFRMGAFLHDVGKTEVPEEILNKPGRLTDEERATMERHTVIGDEMLAPVEFPWDIRPMVRSHHERWDGRGYPDQLAAEAIPRSARILRLADVFDALTTARSYRAPLTPEQALGIMRDDQGSFDPELFQIFLDLYDEFAPTAAEAASSVSV
- a CDS encoding 4-hydroxy-3-methylbut-2-enyl diphosphate reductase, which gives rise to MEQTYFRRGFGLKKEVAPLIRSEYHSTLVERIRARGYRETWGEGSRQVTVRLAEEFGFCYGVDRAVEYAYETRAQFPGRRIFLLGEIIHNPHVNRRLTEMGVVFLHPDEQGAFDFAGLVPDDVVILPAFGATVADFRRLQAVGCILVDTTCGSVLNVWKRVEQYARDGFTALIHGKYLHEETRATASQALKYPEGRFLIVRDMPEARRVTDYIEQAPGAMTRAEFLEHFTPKASAGFDPDLHLRRIGVANQTTMLSGESLDIAAEVGRSLARRYGGEPGFDLSQHFRSFDTICSATQERQDAVHQLVDGPDGPPDVMVVIGGYNSSNTHHLAVLCAQHTVTFHVADASCIDPEAGTIRFKPAGTPLDAPEVVAEDWLPPGPLTVGLTAGASTPNNKIGEAVERLLRTRGLAVDDVPEPAAA